A window of uncultured Litoreibacter sp. contains these coding sequences:
- a CDS encoding DUF6473 family protein, producing the protein MAYERPGESPINYQQCRYGNSKLLFRGPKGNTKQKFMAFIGGTETYGKYILQPFPNLIQNQLGMPCLNFGAVNGGVDAFANDDSILSICSRARVTVVQVMGAHNMSNRFYSVHPRRNDRFLKASTLMRTIFREVDFTEFAFTRHLLTTLKTLSPDKFEVLEQELKAAWLARMELLLSKISGKVVLLWVSEEPPSDPKRERDLGKDPLFVDRTMIAGLRELVSDYVEIVVPRDIIDQGTEGMLYPELEAAAAREMYGPGLHRMISDRLVSVLS; encoded by the coding sequence ATGGCCTATGAAAGACCGGGCGAAAGCCCGATAAATTACCAGCAATGCCGATACGGCAACTCGAAACTTCTATTTCGGGGGCCGAAAGGAAATACGAAACAGAAATTCATGGCCTTCATTGGAGGCACCGAAACCTACGGGAAATACATTCTCCAGCCGTTCCCCAATCTGATCCAGAACCAGTTGGGCATGCCCTGCCTGAATTTCGGTGCGGTCAATGGGGGTGTTGATGCTTTCGCCAATGACGACAGCATCTTGTCGATCTGCAGCAGGGCCCGGGTTACCGTTGTTCAGGTTATGGGCGCGCATAATATGTCAAATAGGTTCTATTCCGTTCACCCGCGCCGAAACGACCGGTTTCTGAAAGCCTCGACGCTGATGCGTACGATATTTCGTGAGGTTGATTTCACGGAATTCGCGTTCACACGGCATCTGCTGACCACTTTAAAGACGTTGTCCCCGGATAAGTTTGAGGTGTTGGAACAGGAACTCAAGGCCGCGTGGCTAGCCCGGATGGAACTGCTGCTTAGCAAGATATCCGGGAAGGTCGTCCTTTTGTGGGTGTCCGAAGAACCACCTTCGGATCCGAAGCGAGAACGCGATCTGGGGAAGGACCCGCTATTTGTGGATCGGACGATGATCGCCGGGCTGAGAGAGTTGGTCAGCGACTACGTGGAGATTGTTGTTCCACGCGACATCATTGATCAAGGAACCGAAGGGATGTTGTATCCTGAACTTGAGGCTGCGGCAGCGCGGGAAATGTACGGCCCCGGTCTGCACCGCATGATTTCTGATCGATTGGTGTCGGTACTCAGTTAG
- a CDS encoding lysophospholipid acyltransferase family protein, producing the protein MTDTQHVDKKPEEITPDHPEYVAYDRRNLSYANTFTNPFKRLAIQTLELFTGKLHLLYLIRKFERGGVQFGQGFWKDALDVMGIELQTPDQQLQRIPKTGPVIIVANHPHGLVDGMVLAETIGRVRTDYKILTRSLLTGVNAIDQFMIPVPFPHEEDALQQNLEMRRKAMEHLKDGGVIVLFPSGVVAASETWFGPAIEKEWNPFTAKMIQRSGAAVVPIFFPGQNSRAYQIANQISPTLRQGLLIYEVRHALYKPQAPVVGEPFDAEEVKQWSSNPRGFVAWLREQTLALKSQVKK; encoded by the coding sequence ATGACCGACACCCAACATGTGGACAAAAAGCCTGAGGAGATCACACCAGATCATCCCGAATACGTGGCATATGACCGCCGCAACCTGTCCTATGCCAACACCTTTACCAACCCTTTCAAACGGTTGGCCATCCAGACGCTGGAATTGTTCACCGGCAAACTGCACCTCCTGTACCTGATCCGCAAATTTGAGCGGGGCGGTGTCCAGTTCGGCCAGGGGTTTTGGAAAGACGCGCTGGACGTGATGGGGATCGAGCTTCAGACCCCCGATCAACAACTTCAGCGTATCCCCAAAACCGGCCCGGTCATCATTGTTGCCAACCATCCGCATGGCCTGGTCGACGGTATGGTGCTGGCGGAAACGATTGGCCGGGTGAGAACGGACTACAAAATATTGACCCGTTCGTTGCTGACTGGCGTGAACGCCATCGACCAATTCATGATCCCGGTCCCATTTCCGCATGAAGAAGACGCGTTGCAGCAAAACCTCGAGATGCGCCGCAAGGCAATGGAACATTTGAAGGACGGCGGGGTCATCGTGCTCTTCCCGTCAGGCGTTGTCGCCGCCTCTGAAACGTGGTTCGGCCCCGCCATTGAAAAAGAGTGGAACCCGTTCACCGCAAAGATGATCCAACGCTCCGGCGCAGCTGTGGTCCCGATCTTTTTCCCGGGCCAGAATTCACGGGCCTATCAGATTGCCAACCAGATATCGCCGACGCTGCGGCAGGGATTGCTGATTTACGAGGTTCGGCATGCCCTCTACAAACCCCAGGCGCCGGTCGTCGGAGAACCCTTTGACGCGGAAGAAGTCAAACAGTGGTCATCCAACCCGCGCGGGTTTGTGGCCTGGCTCAGAGAGCAAACTTTGGCGTTGAAGTCGCAGGTGAAAAAATAG
- a CDS encoding response regulator transcription factor codes for MSKIALVDDDRNILTSVQMTLEAEGFEVETYNDGQSALDAFSRKMPDMAVLDIKMPRMDGMDLLQRLRQKSEVPVIFLTSKDDEIDEVLGLRMGADDYVRKPFSQRLLVERIRAILRRKDAIAKDDAGEGEVAQTMVRGDLVMDPLRHTVSWKGNDVSLTVTEFLLLQALAQRPGFVKSRDQLMDVAYDDQVYVDDRTIDSHIKRLRKKMRTADDEFSAIETLYGIGYRYNEE; via the coding sequence ATGTCAAAGATTGCGTTGGTGGACGACGACAGGAATATCCTGACGTCGGTACAGATGACTCTGGAGGCCGAGGGCTTCGAGGTTGAAACATATAATGACGGGCAAAGCGCACTGGATGCATTCTCCCGCAAAATGCCTGACATGGCAGTGTTGGACATCAAGATGCCTCGTATGGACGGCATGGATCTGTTGCAGCGCCTGCGGCAGAAATCCGAAGTACCCGTTATTTTCCTGACATCCAAAGACGACGAGATCGACGAAGTGCTCGGCCTGCGCATGGGTGCAGATGACTACGTCCGCAAACCATTCTCGCAGCGGCTGCTTGTCGAACGCATCCGGGCAATCTTGCGCCGCAAAGATGCCATTGCGAAAGACGATGCTGGTGAGGGTGAAGTCGCGCAGACAATGGTGCGCGGTGATCTGGTCATGGACCCGCTGCGCCACACCGTATCGTGGAAAGGCAACGACGTGTCGTTGACTGTCACCGAATTCCTGCTGTTGCAGGCTTTGGCGCAGCGTCCCGGGTTTGTGAAATCGCGCGACCAGCTGATGGACGTGGCCTATGACGATCAGGTCTATGTGGACGACCGCACCATCGACAGCCACATCAAACGTTTGCGCAAAAAGATGCGGACGGCGGATGATGAATTCTCCGCAATTGAGACGCTGTACGGCATCGGATACAGATACAACGAAGAATAA
- a CDS encoding HPr family phosphocarrier protein: MAERQLKIINEKGLHARASAKFVEVVEEFDASAKVTKDGMDVSGDSIMGLLMLAASRGTSIDVVTEGAQADALADALEALVADKFGEDF; encoded by the coding sequence ATGGCTGAGCGGCAATTGAAAATTATCAACGAAAAGGGGCTTCATGCCCGCGCGTCAGCGAAGTTTGTCGAAGTGGTTGAAGAGTTTGACGCCTCAGCAAAAGTGACAAAAGACGGTATGGACGTGTCTGGTGACAGCATTATGGGCCTCCTCATGCTTGCAGCATCGCGGGGGACGTCAATCGACGTCGTGACTGAGGGAGCGCAGGCCGATGCACTGGCTGATGCACTTGAGGCCCTTGTGGCCGACAAGTTTGGCGAAGACTTCTGA
- a CDS encoding 3-hydroxybutyryl-CoA dehydrogenase — protein sequence MEINKVGIVGAGQMGNGIAHVFALAGYQVIMSDISQDALDKAVSLVDANLTRQVSREKISEQDRKETLSRISTTLKLSEVGPTDLIIEAATERETVKNAIFDDLLPHLLPDTILTSNTSSISITRLASRTDRPEKFMGFHFMNPVPIMQLVELIRGIATDEQTYKTCLGVVERLGKTAASAEDFPAFIVNRILMPMINEAVYTLYEGVGNVSSIDSAMKLGTNHPMGPLELADFIGLDTCLAIMNVLHDGLADTKYRPCPLLTKYVEAGWLGRKTQRGFYDYRQDPPVPTR from the coding sequence ATGGAGATCAACAAAGTCGGGATTGTCGGAGCAGGTCAGATGGGCAACGGCATCGCCCATGTCTTTGCATTGGCGGGGTATCAAGTCATCATGAGCGATATCTCCCAGGATGCGCTCGACAAGGCGGTCAGTCTTGTTGACGCCAATCTGACACGCCAGGTCAGCCGCGAAAAAATTTCTGAGCAAGACCGCAAGGAAACGCTGTCGCGTATCTCGACAACCCTAAAATTGTCTGAAGTTGGTCCAACTGACCTCATCATCGAAGCAGCTACCGAACGTGAAACGGTCAAAAATGCGATCTTCGACGATCTGCTGCCTCATCTGTTGCCCGACACGATTCTGACGTCTAATACGTCGTCAATCTCGATCACGCGGCTGGCGTCGCGCACCGATCGCCCAGAGAAATTCATGGGCTTTCACTTCATGAACCCTGTGCCGATCATGCAATTGGTGGAACTGATCCGGGGCATCGCAACAGATGAGCAGACCTACAAAACATGCCTCGGCGTGGTCGAGCGTTTGGGCAAAACAGCCGCATCAGCGGAGGATTTTCCGGCCTTCATCGTAAACAGGATCCTCATGCCGATGATCAACGAGGCTGTCTACACGCTGTACGAAGGCGTCGGGAATGTGTCGTCAATCGATAGTGCGATGAAGCTGGGGACCAACCACCCCATGGGGCCGCTAGAGCTTGCCGACTTCATTGGTTTGGATACATGTCTGGCGATCATGAACGTGTTGCATGATGGGCTGGCGGACACGAAGTACCGGCCATGCCCGTTACTCACCAAATATGTGGAGGCCGGTTGGCTGGGCCGCAAAACGCAACGTGGCTTTTATGATTACCGGCAGGATCCGCCGGTCCCGACCAGGTAG
- a CDS encoding PTS fructose transporter subunit IIA yields MIGIVIVAHGGLAREYLAAVEHVVGKQSGIRAITIEENHDRPSKQTEICAAADDVDTGDGVVVVTDMFGGSPSNLSLQACAPQNRRILYGANLPMLIKLAKSRNLDVPQAVDSAMDAGRKYINSFSGLATDG; encoded by the coding sequence GTGATAGGAATAGTGATCGTCGCACATGGTGGGCTGGCAAGAGAGTATCTTGCAGCCGTAGAGCATGTGGTTGGCAAACAAAGCGGCATCCGCGCGATCACCATTGAAGAGAACCACGACCGCCCCTCCAAACAAACCGAGATTTGCGCCGCTGCGGATGACGTGGACACGGGCGACGGCGTTGTGGTGGTCACCGACATGTTTGGCGGCTCCCCCTCCAACCTTTCCCTGCAGGCCTGCGCCCCGCAGAACCGCCGCATCCTGTACGGGGCAAACTTGCCCATGCTGATCAAGCTGGCCAAATCTCGGAACCTGGATGTGCCGCAGGCCGTTGACTCCGCCATGGACGCCGGACGAAAGTACATTAACAGTTTTAGCGGGTTGGCCACAGATGGCTGA
- a CDS encoding serine kinase, with amino-acid sequence MPTDHTEPYHATAVSIDGAAVLMTGASGSGKSSLALQLIAIGAGLIADDQCDLFSEGGALWVRKPRALPALIEAHGIGLLPAPLAPPAKVRLIVDMDCRSEQRLPEDHVRRLMGHDIKMIKKIDGSHFPAAISLYLRGM; translated from the coding sequence ATGCCAACGGATCACACCGAACCTTATCATGCGACCGCCGTAAGTATTGACGGTGCCGCGGTCCTTATGACGGGTGCGTCGGGATCAGGTAAATCCAGCCTCGCGTTGCAATTGATTGCGATCGGCGCAGGGCTCATCGCTGATGATCAATGCGACCTCTTTTCCGAGGGCGGCGCGCTTTGGGTCAGAAAACCCCGCGCGCTGCCAGCCCTGATCGAGGCGCATGGCATCGGACTGTTACCCGCGCCGCTCGCCCCGCCCGCGAAGGTGCGGTTGATCGTCGATATGGACTGCCGGTCAGAGCAGCGATTGCCCGAGGATCACGTGCGCAGATTGATGGGTCATGACATCAAGATGATCAAGAAAATCGACGGAAGCCATTTTCCCGCCGCGATTTCGCTGTATCTTAGGGGGATGTAG
- the rapZ gene encoding RNase adapter RapZ has product MPVDRNDPTQPIVLVTGPSGAGRATAINALEDLGFEAIDNLPLSLIPRLLAGPRLDHPLALGLDVRNRDFTPDAVSGVMDQLSANPDAEGHLLFVDADVDTLIRRYSETRRRHPLSADSKPRDGIEQELRLLEPLKSRADILIDTSELTPHDLRAELVKWFASDDSGAMTVTVESFSYKRGLPRGADLVWDCRFLNNPHWEETLRPKNGTDEDVASYVRADPRHGAFMAQLNDMADLLLPAFRDEGKSHLAISIGCTGGQHRSVAVAEEFGKSLANKGWQVSIRHREIERRRAGDS; this is encoded by the coding sequence ATGCCCGTGGACCGAAATGACCCGACCCAACCAATCGTTCTTGTCACCGGCCCATCCGGGGCGGGCAGGGCTACGGCAATCAACGCGCTGGAAGATCTGGGTTTTGAGGCAATTGACAACCTGCCGCTATCCTTGATCCCTCGGTTGCTGGCGGGCCCGAGATTGGATCACCCCCTTGCCTTGGGTCTGGACGTTCGAAACAGGGATTTCACTCCTGACGCGGTTTCAGGTGTCATGGACCAACTCTCCGCCAATCCCGATGCCGAGGGTCATTTGCTGTTTGTCGACGCGGATGTAGATACATTGATCCGGCGGTATTCCGAGACACGGCGCCGGCACCCGCTGTCGGCCGACAGCAAGCCCCGAGACGGGATCGAGCAGGAGCTACGCCTTTTGGAGCCGCTGAAATCCCGCGCGGATATCTTGATTGATACGTCTGAGCTGACGCCGCATGACCTGCGGGCGGAGCTGGTGAAATGGTTCGCCTCTGACGACAGTGGTGCGATGACGGTGACCGTCGAGTCGTTTTCCTACAAACGGGGTCTGCCGCGCGGCGCGGATCTGGTTTGGGATTGCCGATTTCTGAACAATCCGCACTGGGAGGAAACTCTGCGCCCAAAGAACGGAACCGATGAAGACGTGGCCTCTTATGTCCGCGCGGATCCGCGTCACGGCGCTTTTATGGCCCAACTCAATGACATGGCCGATCTTTTGCTGCCCGCGTTCCGCGATGAGGGGAAATCACATTTGGCCATATCCATCGGATGTACCGGAGGGCAACACAGGTCTGTTGCCGTGGCGGAAGAATTTGGCAAATCCCTTGCAAATAAGGGTTGGCAGGTGTCTATAAGGCATCGGGAAATAGAGAGGCGCCGGGCGGGGGATAGCTAG
- a CDS encoding sensor histidine kinase, producing the protein MGEDWTDEHVSVEAELQSSREKRNFISLNRSPLARKIITFNLLALVILVAGVLFLNPFRDSLVAQREAGLVSEAELIADVFEARLAGAAAANLSAGDGLAAEQTLAGLDLSPGVEVYVFSADETLIANTLGVERETLAGTEALQPDNDSTIITNFLNSVWDTVSGIFGPAEINMPSVNGEEEARRLLATALEGETQVRSGLDGAGGSIFSVATPIELADGTVGVIALTTVAGQIDQLVRVEREQVLQMFVIAILVSIGLSLVLASTIANPLSDLAAAAELGRDKNARKVSPSRVRIPDLTARPDEIGRLSGAMRGMVSALYERIDANEQFAADVAHEIKNPLASLRSAVGTLHVAKTDEQRGRLLEVIEHDVRRLDRLVSDISNASRLDSELVKEDEEPFDLMKMLNNLTEYLGQQAGEKGVEFIRDVPNEPIIIHGLEARLAQVFVNLITNATSFCEDGDAVRIWARRRDNRVLVVVEDTGPGIPEQALNKVFNRFYSERPEQQFGNHSGLGLAISKQIIEAHGGVIWAENIRPTDADVTSEPLGARFVVGLPT; encoded by the coding sequence ATGGGTGAAGACTGGACGGATGAACATGTCTCCGTCGAGGCTGAACTGCAGTCCAGCCGGGAAAAGCGTAACTTCATTTCGCTGAACCGCTCGCCTCTGGCGCGTAAGATCATCACATTCAATCTGCTGGCACTGGTTATTCTGGTGGCAGGCGTGCTTTTCCTGAACCCGTTCCGCGACAGCCTTGTCGCACAACGCGAAGCGGGCCTGGTGTCCGAAGCCGAATTGATCGCGGATGTATTTGAAGCCCGCTTGGCTGGCGCTGCCGCGGCCAACCTGTCGGCTGGTGACGGTCTGGCTGCCGAGCAAACTCTGGCTGGATTGGACCTTTCGCCCGGCGTCGAAGTTTACGTATTTTCCGCCGACGAAACGCTTATTGCCAACACATTAGGGGTTGAGCGCGAAACTTTGGCTGGCACGGAAGCCCTGCAGCCCGACAATGACAGCACGATCATCACAAATTTCCTGAATTCCGTGTGGGACACCGTTTCCGGCATCTTTGGCCCGGCGGAGATCAATATGCCCAGCGTCAACGGCGAAGAAGAAGCGCGTCGACTGCTGGCAACCGCGCTGGAAGGGGAGACCCAAGTGCGCAGTGGCCTGGATGGGGCCGGCGGCAGCATATTCTCCGTAGCTACACCTATCGAACTGGCCGACGGCACCGTCGGTGTTATTGCCCTTACAACGGTAGCCGGTCAGATAGACCAACTTGTTCGCGTCGAGCGTGAACAGGTCTTGCAGATGTTTGTCATCGCTATTCTGGTCTCGATCGGACTGAGCCTCGTGCTTGCCTCCACCATTGCCAACCCGCTGTCAGACCTCGCGGCAGCGGCTGAGCTTGGTCGGGACAAGAACGCCCGCAAGGTCAGCCCTTCGAGGGTGCGTATTCCTGACCTGACCGCGCGGCCCGATGAAATCGGACGCCTGTCAGGGGCCATGCGTGGCATGGTGTCTGCGCTTTATGAACGGATCGACGCGAACGAACAATTTGCCGCCGACGTCGCGCATGAAATCAAAAACCCGCTGGCATCGCTGAGGTCGGCCGTCGGCACGCTTCACGTGGCCAAAACGGATGAGCAACGCGGACGTTTGCTGGAAGTCATTGAACATGACGTGCGCCGTCTGGACCGCCTTGTCAGCGATATCTCGAACGCGTCGCGGCTGGATAGCGAATTGGTCAAAGAGGATGAAGAGCCGTTCGACCTGATGAAGATGCTCAACAACCTGACTGAATACCTCGGGCAGCAGGCGGGCGAAAAGGGTGTCGAATTCATTCGTGACGTCCCGAATGAACCGATTATCATTCACGGTCTGGAAGCGCGGCTGGCGCAAGTGTTTGTAAACTTAATCACCAACGCCACATCGTTCTGCGAAGATGGCGATGCCGTTCGTATCTGGGCCCGCCGCCGCGATAACCGCGTTTTGGTGGTCGTAGAGGATACCGGCCCCGGCATCCCGGAGCAGGCCCTGAACAAAGTGTTCAACCGCTTCTATTCGGAACGGCCCGAGCAACAATTCGGCAACCACTCTGGCCTTGGGCTTGCGATCTCGAAGCAAATTATCGAAGCGCATGGCGGCGTAATCTGGGCGGAAAACATTCGCCCGACCGACGCGGATGTCACCTCCGAGCCGCTGGGCGCCCGATTTGTTGTCGGACTGCCGACCTGA